The Streptomyces sp. NBC_01275 genome has a segment encoding these proteins:
- a CDS encoding macro domain-containing protein yields the protein MSEITYVRGDATVPSVKGVKVIAHVCNDLGGWGKGFVLALSRRWPEPEAAYRAWHRERASNDFGLGALQLVQVKPDVWVANMIGQHGTRTGSKGVPVRYEAIDAALARLADRVLELGASVHMPRIGCGLAGGKWSRVEPLVTERLVRRGVAVTVYDHGEG from the coding sequence ATGTCGGAGATCACATACGTCCGGGGTGACGCCACCGTTCCCTCGGTGAAGGGCGTCAAGGTGATCGCCCATGTCTGCAACGACCTGGGGGGTTGGGGAAAGGGCTTCGTCCTGGCGCTGTCGCGCCGCTGGCCGGAGCCGGAGGCGGCCTACCGCGCCTGGCACCGCGAGCGCGCCTCCAACGACTTCGGCCTGGGCGCGCTCCAGCTCGTCCAGGTGAAGCCCGACGTGTGGGTCGCCAACATGATCGGCCAGCACGGCACCCGGACGGGCAGCAAGGGCGTCCCCGTGCGCTACGAGGCGATCGACGCGGCCCTGGCCCGCCTGGCCGACCGGGTGCTCGAACTCGGAGCGTCGGTGCACATGCCCCGCATAGGCTGCGGACTGGCCGGCGGCAAGTGGTCCCGCGTCGAACCGCTCGTCACCGAGCGGCTGGTGAGGCGGGGCGTGGCGGTGACGGTGTACGACCACGGGGAGGGGTAG
- a CDS encoding adenosine kinase, whose product MQGENDRRDIDRRDIDVLVLGGAGVDTIVYVPELPLPYADSYLIDSGIRTRAGQTGDFVALGLAALGLRTHHLDFLGDDPEGDLVRALHRDRGIGLTAVPQPAGTKRAVNLVGPDGRRLSLYDTSRGRPDDRFPEDTLRTLAGASRHAHVSITHPCAEALPVLRETGVSLSTDLHDWDGENPYHRAFAREADVVFVSAAALTDPEATMRRIAEQGRAEAVVATAGAEGAYLLAGGELTRIPAVPPPGPVVDSNGAGDAFAAAYLFGRLDGEPPRRCALLGAVAGAYACTVPSTESAALSRADLLARADLLARAADSEAAPGR is encoded by the coding sequence ATGCAGGGGGAGAACGACCGGCGGGACATCGACCGGCGGGACATCGACGTCCTGGTCCTGGGCGGGGCAGGCGTGGACACGATCGTGTACGTACCGGAGCTGCCGCTTCCGTACGCCGACAGCTATCTGATCGACAGCGGGATCCGCACCCGCGCCGGACAGACCGGCGACTTCGTCGCCCTGGGCCTCGCCGCCCTCGGCCTGCGCACCCACCATCTGGACTTCCTCGGCGACGACCCCGAGGGCGACCTGGTCCGCGCCCTGCACCGGGACCGGGGCATCGGCCTCACCGCCGTCCCGCAGCCCGCCGGCACCAAGCGGGCGGTCAACCTCGTCGGCCCGGACGGCCGCCGGCTCTCCCTGTACGACACGAGCCGCGGGCGCCCGGACGACCGGTTCCCCGAGGACACCCTGCGCACCCTGGCCGGGGCGAGCCGTCACGCGCACGTGTCCATCACCCACCCCTGCGCCGAGGCCCTGCCCGTGCTCCGGGAGACCGGCGTCAGCCTCTCCACCGACCTGCACGACTGGGACGGCGAGAACCCCTACCACCGGGCCTTCGCGCGGGAGGCGGACGTCGTGTTCGTCTCCGCCGCCGCCCTGACCGACCCCGAGGCGACGATGCGCCGGATCGCCGAGCAGGGCCGCGCCGAAGCGGTCGTCGCGACGGCCGGCGCCGAGGGCGCGTATCTGCTGGCCGGGGGCGAGCTGACCCGTATACCGGCCGTCCCGCCGCCCGGTCCGGTCGTCGACTCCAACGGCGCGGGCGACGCCTTCGCCGCCGCCTACCTCTTCGGCCGTCTCGACGGCGAGCCGCCGCGCCGGTGCGCACTGCTCGGCGCGGTGGCCGGGGCGTACGCGTGCACGGTGCCGTCCACCGAGAGCGCGGCCCTCTCCCGAGCCGACCTCCTGGCCCGAGCCGACCTCCTGGCCCGAGCGGCCGACTCGGAGGCGGCGCCCGGGCGATAG
- a CDS encoding M1 family metallopeptidase, whose amino-acid sequence MHRRIIAPGALAAASLLLAIPASAAPLSPGAPGIGDPYYPAYGNGGYDVSHYDLRLTYQPATDELAGTATILAKTTQDLSSFDLDFLLDVSEVRVNGATASFTTSGEHELVVTPKNPLPKGTSVTVVVRYSGVPSTKSAYGFSTWHRTPDGAVAADEPEAAWWWFPSNDHPLDKATYDVSVAVPDGTQALSNGTLQSTTSRLGWTRYNWRSDKPQATYLATLAIGKFDVTTGTSEGGVPVVNAYSKDLGANDGAARASVERTGEIVDWLSGYFGPYPFSSAGGYVPNTTTGFALETQTRVYYSPRQFASGSNTSVVVHELAHQWYGDSVSLKGWKDIWLNEGFARYAQWLWSEHEDEGTAQELADYVYASHPADDAFWTVKPGDPGPDNQFDLAVYDRGALAVQALRGEVGDDAFFAVLKGWPQSHAYGNASVADFQRYAEQVSGKQLGALFDTWLFQPTKPAAPAARTASIARTSAAPAQPRSWKKIAATNDVHHGVDHGVPEE is encoded by the coding sequence GTGCACCGCAGAATCATCGCGCCGGGCGCACTCGCGGCCGCGTCCCTGCTGCTGGCGATCCCGGCATCGGCCGCGCCCCTCTCCCCCGGCGCGCCGGGCATCGGCGACCCCTACTACCCGGCCTACGGCAACGGCGGCTACGACGTCTCCCACTACGACCTGCGGCTGACCTACCAGCCGGCCACGGACGAGTTGGCGGGGACGGCGACGATCCTGGCGAAGACCACCCAGGACCTGTCGAGCTTCGACCTGGACTTCCTGCTGGACGTCAGCGAGGTGCGGGTCAACGGCGCCACGGCCTCGTTCACCACGTCCGGCGAGCACGAGCTGGTGGTCACTCCGAAGAACCCGCTGCCGAAGGGCACGTCCGTCACGGTCGTCGTCCGCTACAGCGGGGTGCCGTCGACGAAGAGCGCGTACGGCTTCTCCACCTGGCACCGCACGCCCGACGGCGCGGTCGCGGCGGACGAGCCCGAGGCGGCCTGGTGGTGGTTCCCGAGCAACGACCACCCGCTCGACAAGGCGACCTACGACGTGTCCGTGGCCGTGCCGGACGGCACCCAGGCCCTCTCCAACGGCACGCTCCAGTCGACGACTTCGCGCCTCGGCTGGACCCGCTACAACTGGCGGTCCGACAAGCCGCAGGCCACCTACCTGGCCACGCTGGCGATCGGGAAGTTCGACGTCACGACGGGCACGTCGGAGGGCGGTGTGCCCGTCGTCAACGCCTACAGCAAGGACCTCGGCGCGAACGACGGGGCCGCGCGGGCGAGCGTGGAGCGGACCGGGGAGATCGTCGACTGGCTGAGCGGCTACTTCGGGCCGTATCCGTTCAGCTCCGCCGGCGGATACGTGCCGAACACCACCACCGGGTTCGCCCTGGAGACGCAGACCCGCGTCTACTACAGCCCGCGCCAGTTCGCGAGCGGCTCCAACACCTCCGTGGTGGTGCACGAGTTGGCGCACCAGTGGTACGGCGACTCCGTGTCCCTCAAGGGCTGGAAGGACATCTGGCTCAACGAGGGCTTCGCCCGGTACGCGCAGTGGCTGTGGTCGGAGCACGAGGACGAGGGCACGGCGCAGGAGCTCGCGGACTACGTGTACGCCTCGCACCCGGCCGACGACGCCTTCTGGACGGTGAAGCCGGGCGACCCGGGCCCGGACAACCAGTTCGACCTCGCCGTCTACGACCGGGGCGCGCTCGCGGTGCAGGCGCTGCGGGGCGAGGTCGGCGACGACGCGTTCTTCGCCGTCCTGAAGGGCTGGCCGCAGAGTCACGCGTACGGCAACGCGTCCGTCGCCGACTTCCAGCGGTACGCCGAGCAGGTCTCCGGCAAGCAGTTGGGCGCACTGTTCGACACCTGGCTGTTCCAGCCGACGAAGCCGGCGGCGCCGGCCGCGCGGACCGCGTCGATCGCCCGGACGTCGGCCGCGCCCGCGCAGCCGAGGTCATGGAAGAAGATCGCGGCGACGAACGACGTCCACCACGGCGTCGATCACGGCGTCCCCGAGGAGTGA
- a CDS encoding FAD-binding oxidoreductase produces MNTFSSDEVIVVGGGVIGLTTAVVLAERGLRVRVWTRDPAERTTSAVAGALWWPYHIEPMASARAWALRSLEVYEKLAERPEATGVRLVEGVQGETDLAEIEGWTGGRLAGLRRATAGEYGAGTGIWARVPLIDMAVQLPWLRERLLRAGGSVEERTVTDLAEADAPVVVNCTGLGARELVPDASVRPVRGQLVVVENPGIDTWLVSTGTGGEPAYLFPQPGRLLLGGTAQDDDWSLEPDPAVAEGIVRRCAALRPEVAGARILEHRVGLRPARPAVRLERERLPDGRTVVHHYGHGGAGVTVAWGCAEEAAGLVIPAASS; encoded by the coding sequence GTGAACACCTTTTCGAGCGACGAAGTGATCGTGGTCGGCGGCGGGGTCATCGGGCTGACGACGGCCGTCGTCCTGGCCGAGCGGGGTCTGCGGGTCCGGGTCTGGACGCGGGACCCGGCGGAGCGGACCACCTCCGCCGTCGCGGGCGCGCTGTGGTGGCCGTACCACATCGAGCCGATGGCGTCGGCGCGGGCGTGGGCGCTGCGCTCGCTGGAGGTCTACGAGAAGCTGGCCGAGCGGCCCGAGGCGACCGGGGTGCGTCTGGTCGAGGGGGTGCAGGGCGAGACGGACCTCGCCGAGATCGAGGGCTGGACGGGCGGCCGGCTCGCCGGGCTGCGCCGGGCCACGGCAGGGGAGTACGGCGCCGGGACCGGGATCTGGGCGCGGGTGCCGCTGATCGACATGGCGGTGCAGCTGCCGTGGCTGCGGGAGCGGCTGCTGCGGGCGGGCGGCTCGGTCGAGGAGCGCACGGTGACCGATCTGGCGGAGGCCGACGCGCCGGTCGTCGTCAACTGCACCGGGCTCGGCGCGCGGGAGCTGGTGCCGGACGCCTCGGTACGGCCCGTGCGCGGGCAGTTGGTGGTCGTCGAGAACCCGGGGATCGACACCTGGCTCGTCTCCACCGGCACGGGCGGCGAGCCGGCCTACCTCTTCCCGCAGCCGGGGCGGCTGCTGCTGGGCGGCACGGCGCAGGACGACGACTGGTCCCTGGAGCCGGACCCGGCGGTGGCCGAGGGGATCGTCCGGCGGTGCGCGGCGCTGCGGCCCGAGGTCGCCGGGGCGCGGATCCTGGAGCACCGGGTCGGTCTGCGGCCCGCACGGCCCGCGGTGCGCCTGGAGCGGGAGCGGCTGCCGGACGGACGGACGGTGGTGCACCACTACGGCCACGGCGGGGCGGGCGTGACGGTGGCGTGGGGGTGCGCGGAGGAGGCGGCCGGGCTGGTGATCCCGGCCGCCTCCTCCTGA
- a CDS encoding Xaa-Pro dipeptidyl-peptidase, protein MPTRMRFTIWRPLATAVVTLLAAALLTPAAAQATPRESRPVYSYDNAVREAVWVDTGLDGDDDGKPDRVAVDIVRPGEPAAQGRKVPVIMDASPYYSCCGRGNESQRKTYDANGDVVQMPLFYDNYFVPRGYAFVGVDLAGTNRSDGCVDVGGRSDVQSAKAVVDWLNGRAKAYTTRTGATTAKATWTNGRTGMIGKSWDGTIANGVAATGVKGLKTIVPISAISSWYDYYFAQGAPLYDSGPDWLSDYVDSPAARAKCAAVQRRLVDEAPRTGDRTGLWTERDYVKDASKVKASVFLVHGMQDLNVRTKHLGQWWDALAKNGVERKIWLSQTGHVDPFDFRRTAWVDTLHRWFDHELLGYDNGIDREPMADVERHPDQWVTSTVWPPRGTQTTTLRPSTGVQPGVGALGLRKGEGTAAFTDDPGLDETDWAAQIDTPTPAKAGFVTGPLTRDLRVSGSSKVTVTATPTTATAHLTAVLVDLGPDTVRDYGASGEGIATLTDRTCWGASTAGDSACFKETKARTADVTATVVSRGWADLGTYADPGKGVPLTPGKAYTITLDLAATDHVVPKGHRLALIVAGTDKDLIDPPADTPTLTLDLSRTSARVPLVGGAKAFTAATSGSAVSSTPGSTPGSASGSDAAPLDGVQAAHTPYRIP, encoded by the coding sequence ATGCCGACACGCATGCGCTTCACGATCTGGAGACCGCTCGCGACCGCCGTCGTCACACTGCTGGCAGCCGCCCTCCTCACCCCGGCAGCGGCCCAGGCCACACCTCGCGAGAGCCGACCCGTCTACTCCTACGACAACGCCGTCCGCGAAGCCGTCTGGGTCGACACCGGACTCGACGGCGACGACGACGGAAAGCCGGACCGCGTCGCCGTCGACATCGTCCGCCCCGGCGAACCCGCCGCACAGGGCCGCAAGGTGCCCGTCATCATGGACGCCAGCCCCTACTACTCCTGCTGCGGCCGCGGCAACGAGAGCCAGCGCAAGACGTACGACGCGAACGGCGACGTCGTCCAGATGCCGCTGTTCTACGACAACTACTTCGTGCCCCGCGGCTACGCCTTCGTCGGCGTCGACCTCGCCGGAACCAACCGCTCCGACGGCTGCGTCGACGTCGGCGGCCGCTCCGACGTCCAGTCCGCGAAGGCCGTCGTCGACTGGCTCAACGGCCGCGCCAAGGCCTACACCACCCGTACCGGCGCCACCACCGCCAAGGCGACCTGGACCAACGGCAGAACCGGCATGATCGGCAAGAGCTGGGACGGCACCATAGCCAACGGCGTCGCCGCCACCGGCGTGAAGGGCCTGAAGACCATCGTCCCGATCAGCGCCATCTCCTCCTGGTACGACTACTACTTCGCCCAGGGCGCACCCCTCTACGACTCCGGCCCCGACTGGCTCTCCGACTACGTCGACAGCCCCGCGGCCCGCGCCAAGTGCGCCGCCGTGCAGCGCAGGCTCGTCGACGAGGCCCCGCGCACCGGCGACCGGACCGGCCTGTGGACCGAGCGGGACTACGTCAAGGACGCGTCCAAGGTGAAGGCCAGCGTCTTCCTCGTGCACGGCATGCAGGACCTCAACGTACGCACCAAGCACCTCGGCCAGTGGTGGGACGCCCTCGCGAAGAACGGCGTCGAGCGCAAGATCTGGCTCTCCCAGACCGGCCACGTCGACCCCTTCGACTTCCGCCGCACCGCCTGGGTGGACACCCTGCACCGCTGGTTCGACCACGAACTCCTCGGCTACGACAACGGCATCGACCGCGAACCCATGGCCGACGTCGAACGCCACCCCGACCAGTGGGTCACCTCGACCGTCTGGCCGCCGCGCGGCACACAGACCACCACCCTGCGTCCGTCGACCGGCGTCCAGCCCGGAGTCGGCGCTCTCGGTCTGCGCAAGGGCGAGGGCACCGCGGCCTTCACCGACGACCCGGGGCTCGACGAGACCGACTGGGCCGCCCAGATCGACACGCCGACCCCCGCCAAGGCCGGCTTCGTCACCGGGCCCCTCACCCGTGACCTGCGCGTCTCCGGCTCCTCCAAGGTCACCGTCACCGCGACGCCCACCACCGCCACCGCCCACCTGACCGCCGTCCTCGTCGACCTCGGCCCCGACACCGTCCGCGACTACGGCGCGAGCGGCGAGGGCATCGCCACCCTCACCGACCGCACCTGCTGGGGCGCGAGCACGGCCGGCGACAGCGCCTGCTTCAAGGAGACGAAGGCCAGGACCGCCGACGTCACCGCCACCGTCGTCAGCCGCGGCTGGGCCGACCTCGGCACGTACGCCGACCCGGGCAAGGGCGTTCCGCTGACCCCGGGCAAGGCGTACACGATCACCCTCGACCTGGCCGCCACCGACCACGTCGTACCGAAGGGCCACCGGCTCGCCCTGATCGTCGCGGGCACCGACAAGGACCTCATCGACCCGCCCGCCGACACCCCGACCCTCACCCTGGACCTGTCCCGCACCTCGGCCCGCGTCCCGCTCGTCGGCGGCGCCAAGGCGTTCACCGCGGCCACGTCCGGTTCCGCGGTGAGCTCCACTCCCGGCTCCACGCCCGGTTCCGCCTCCGGCTCCGACGCCGCGCCCCTGGACGGCGTACAGGCGGCGCACACCCCGTACCGGATCCCGTAG
- a CDS encoding Tex family protein: protein MTTPGSIEARSIEGRIAEELGVRERQVKSAVELLDGGSTVPFIARYRKEATEMLDDAQLRTIEERLRYLRELEERRTAILESVREQGKLTDALEAQIRGAETKARLEDIYLPFKPKRRTKAQIAREAGLEPLAEGLLADPTVAPLAAAGAFVDADKGVADPQAALDGARAILTERFSEDADLIGELRERMWVRGRLAAKVRDGKEETGAKFADYFDFAEPFTDLPSHRILAMLRGEKEDVLDLVLEPEEPSEQPGPSSYEGIVANRFEIADRGRPGDKWLTDTVRWAWRTRILVHLGIDLRLRLRTAAEDEAVNVFAANLRDLLLAAPAGTRATLGLDPGFRTGVKVAVVDATGKVVGTDVIYPHVPANKWDEAIAKLARLAKEHAVELVAIGNGTASRETDKLAGELISRHPELSLTKVMVSEAGASVYSASAFASQELPDMDVSLRGAVSIARRLQDPLAELVKIDPKSIGVGQYQHDLSEVKLSRSLDAVVEDCVNGVGVDVNTASAPLLARVSGITSGLAENIVAHRDANGPFSSRTALKKVPRLGPKAYEQCAGFLRIRGGDDPLDSSSVHPEAYPVVRRMVKTSGQEVASLVGNTAVLRSLRPTDFVDETFGLPTVSDILKELEKPGRDPRPAFKTATFKEGVEKISDLASGMVLEGVVTNVAAFGAFIDVGVHQDGLAHVSALSKTFVKDPRDVVKPGDIVKVKVLDVDIPRKRISLTLRLDDEAAPQERQQRGGGERGGGRPPQQRQQRQGQGQGQGQGQQRQGQGQGRGGDRGGRQAPAPANSAMADALRRAGLADPKKGRS from the coding sequence GTGACGACACCCGGGTCCATCGAAGCAAGGTCCATCGAAGGCAGGATCGCCGAGGAACTCGGCGTACGGGAGCGGCAGGTGAAGTCCGCCGTGGAGCTGCTCGACGGCGGCTCGACGGTGCCTTTCATCGCCCGCTACCGCAAGGAAGCGACCGAGATGCTCGACGACGCGCAGCTGCGCACGATCGAGGAGCGGCTGCGCTATCTGCGGGAGCTGGAGGAGCGCCGGACGGCGATCCTGGAGTCGGTTCGCGAGCAGGGCAAGCTCACCGACGCCCTGGAGGCGCAGATCCGGGGCGCGGAGACGAAGGCGCGGCTGGAGGACATCTACCTGCCGTTCAAGCCCAAGCGGCGGACGAAGGCGCAGATCGCGCGCGAGGCCGGTCTCGAGCCGCTCGCCGAGGGCCTCCTCGCCGACCCGACCGTCGCGCCGCTGGCCGCGGCCGGCGCGTTCGTCGACGCCGACAAGGGCGTCGCCGATCCGCAGGCCGCGCTGGACGGCGCCCGGGCGATCCTCACCGAGCGGTTCTCCGAGGACGCCGACCTGATCGGCGAGCTGCGCGAGCGCATGTGGGTGCGCGGGCGGCTCGCCGCCAAGGTCCGCGACGGCAAGGAGGAGACGGGCGCGAAGTTCGCCGACTACTTCGACTTCGCCGAGCCCTTCACCGACCTGCCCTCGCACCGGATCCTCGCGATGCTGCGCGGCGAGAAGGAGGACGTCCTCGACCTCGTCCTGGAGCCGGAGGAGCCCTCCGAGCAGCCCGGTCCCTCGTCGTACGAGGGGATCGTGGCGAACCGGTTCGAGATCGCCGACCGCGGGCGGCCGGGCGACAAGTGGCTGACGGACACGGTCCGCTGGGCCTGGCGGACCAGGATCCTCGTGCACCTCGGCATCGACCTGCGGCTGCGGCTGCGCACGGCCGCCGAGGACGAGGCGGTGAACGTCTTCGCGGCGAACCTGCGCGACCTGCTGCTGGCCGCCCCGGCCGGCACGCGCGCGACCCTGGGCCTGGACCCCGGCTTCCGTACGGGCGTGAAGGTCGCCGTCGTCGACGCGACCGGCAAGGTCGTCGGCACCGACGTGATCTACCCGCACGTCCCGGCCAACAAGTGGGACGAGGCCATCGCCAAGCTGGCGCGGCTGGCGAAGGAGCACGCGGTCGAGCTGGTCGCCATCGGCAACGGCACGGCGTCCCGTGAGACCGACAAGCTCGCCGGCGAGCTGATCTCCAGGCACCCGGAGCTGTCGCTCACCAAGGTGATGGTGTCCGAGGCCGGCGCGTCCGTGTACTCGGCCTCCGCCTTCGCCTCGCAGGAGCTGCCCGACATGGACGTGTCGCTGCGCGGCGCCGTCTCCATCGCGCGCCGGCTCCAGGATCCGCTGGCCGAGCTGGTGAAGATCGACCCGAAGTCGATCGGCGTCGGCCAGTACCAGCACGACCTGTCCGAGGTGAAGCTGTCGCGTTCGCTCGACGCGGTGGTGGAGGACTGTGTGAACGGCGTCGGCGTGGACGTGAACACGGCCTCGGCGCCGCTGCTCGCCCGCGTCTCCGGCATCACCTCCGGCCTCGCCGAGAACATCGTGGCGCACCGCGACGCCAACGGCCCGTTCTCCTCCCGTACGGCGCTGAAGAAGGTGCCGCGGCTCGGCCCGAAGGCGTACGAGCAGTGCGCGGGCTTCCTGCGGATCCGCGGCGGCGACGACCCGCTGGACTCCTCCAGCGTGCACCCGGAGGCGTACCCGGTGGTGCGGCGCATGGTGAAGACCTCCGGCCAGGAGGTCGCCTCCCTGGTGGGCAACACGGCGGTGCTGCGCTCGCTGCGGCCGACCGACTTCGTGGACGAGACGTTCGGTCTGCCCACCGTCAGCGACATCCTGAAGGAGCTGGAGAAGCCGGGGCGCGACCCGCGGCCCGCCTTCAAGACGGCCACCTTCAAGGAGGGCGTGGAGAAGATCTCCGACCTGGCGTCCGGGATGGTCCTGGAGGGCGTCGTGACGAACGTGGCGGCCTTCGGGGCGTTCATCGACGTCGGCGTCCACCAGGACGGTCTGGCGCATGTCTCCGCGCTGTCGAAGACGTTCGTCAAGGACCCGCGGGACGTCGTGAAGCCCGGTGACATCGTCAAGGTGAAGGTCCTCGACGTCGACATCCCGCGCAAGCGGATCTCGCTGACGCTCCGGCTGGACGACGAGGCGGCCCCGCAGGAGCGCCAGCAGCGCGGCGGGGGCGAGCGAGGCGGGGGCCGCCCCCCGCAGCAGCGCCAGCAGCGTCAAGGCCAGGGGCAGGGTCAGGGGCAGGGCCAGCAGCGTCAAGGCCAGGGGCAGGGGCGCGGCGGTGACCGGGGCGGTCGCCAGGCGCCGGCTCCGGCCAACAGCGCGATGGCGGACGCGCTGCGGCGCGCGGGCTTGGCCGACCCCAAGAAGGGCCGGAGCTGA
- a CDS encoding ABC-F family ATP-binding cassette domain-containing protein, whose translation MTATLVAKNLAAGHGDRSLFSGLDLVVAPGDVIGLVGANGAGKSTLLKLLAGLTAPEQGELRLSPPTATVGHLPQEPERRPGESVREFLARRTGVAEAQRTMDEATQALVDGAPGADDAYSTSLERWLDLGGADLDERAEEVADSLGLAVDLDQPMTSLSGGQAARAGLASLLLSRYDVFLLDEPTNDLDLDGLERLERFVTGLRAGTVVVSHDREFLTRTVTKVLELDLAQQQINLYGGGYDAYLEERDVARRHAREDYEEYADKKGALQDRAQMQRSWMDKGVKNARRKANNDNDKIGRKFRSEASEKQAAKARQTQRMIERLEVVDEPRKEWELRMEIASAPRSGAVVATLRDAEVRRGDFAFGPVTLQIDWADRVAVTGANGAGKSTLLGALLGRIPLDEGHAVLGSGVLVGEVDQARKLFHGSESLLEAFRAAVPDTEPAEVRTLLAKFGLKSDHVNRPAVTLSPGERTRAGLALLQGRGVNLLVLDEPTNHLDLPAIEQLESALDAYEGTLLLVTHDRRMLDAVHVTRRFEVADGKVSER comes from the coding sequence ATGACTGCCACCCTCGTCGCCAAGAACCTCGCCGCCGGGCACGGCGACCGCTCCCTCTTCTCCGGGCTCGACCTCGTCGTCGCCCCCGGAGACGTGATCGGGCTGGTCGGAGCCAACGGCGCGGGCAAGTCCACCCTGCTGAAGCTGCTCGCCGGGCTCACCGCGCCCGAGCAGGGCGAGCTCAGGCTCTCCCCGCCGACCGCGACCGTCGGCCATCTGCCCCAGGAACCCGAGCGCCGCCCCGGCGAGTCCGTGCGGGAGTTCCTCGCCCGTCGCACCGGCGTCGCCGAGGCCCAGCGCACGATGGACGAGGCGACCCAGGCGCTGGTCGACGGCGCGCCGGGCGCCGACGACGCCTATTCGACGAGCCTGGAACGCTGGCTCGACCTCGGCGGCGCCGACCTCGACGAGCGCGCCGAGGAGGTCGCCGACTCCCTCGGTCTCGCCGTGGACCTGGACCAGCCGATGACGTCGCTGTCCGGCGGCCAGGCCGCCCGCGCGGGCCTCGCCTCTCTCCTCCTCTCCCGCTACGACGTCTTCCTCCTCGACGAGCCCACCAACGACCTCGACCTCGACGGCCTGGAGCGCCTCGAACGCTTCGTGACCGGCCTGCGCGCCGGCACCGTCGTCGTCAGCCACGACCGCGAGTTCCTCACCCGCACCGTCACCAAGGTCCTCGAACTCGACCTCGCCCAGCAGCAGATCAACCTCTACGGCGGCGGCTACGACGCCTATCTGGAGGAGCGGGACGTGGCGCGCCGGCACGCGCGCGAGGACTACGAGGAGTACGCCGACAAGAAGGGCGCGCTCCAGGACCGGGCGCAGATGCAGCGGTCCTGGATGGACAAGGGCGTGAAGAACGCGCGCCGCAAGGCGAACAACGACAACGACAAGATCGGCCGCAAGTTCCGCAGCGAGGCCAGCGAGAAGCAGGCCGCGAAGGCCCGGCAGACCCAGCGCATGATCGAACGCCTGGAGGTGGTCGACGAGCCGCGCAAGGAGTGGGAGCTGCGCATGGAGATCGCGTCCGCCCCGCGCTCCGGCGCGGTGGTCGCCACCCTGCGCGACGCCGAGGTACGGCGCGGCGACTTCGCCTTCGGACCGGTGACCCTGCAGATCGACTGGGCGGACCGGGTCGCGGTGACCGGCGCGAACGGCGCGGGCAAGTCGACGCTGCTCGGCGCGCTCCTCGGCCGGATCCCGCTGGACGAGGGGCACGCCGTCCTCGGCTCCGGCGTCCTGGTCGGCGAGGTCGACCAGGCCCGCAAGCTGTTCCACGGCTCCGAGTCGCTGCTGGAGGCGTTCCGCGCGGCCGTCCCCGACACCGAGCCGGCCGAGGTACGCACCCTGCTGGCCAAGTTCGGCCTCAAGTCGGACCACGTCAACCGCCCGGCGGTCACCCTGTCACCGGGTGAGCGCACCCGCGCGGGCCTGGCACTGCTCCAGGGCCGCGGCGTCAACCTCCTCGTCCTCGACGAGCCGACGAACCATCTCGACCTGCCCGCCATCGAGCAGCTGGAGTCGGCCCTCGACGCCTACGAGGGCACGTTGCTGCTGGTCACCCATGACCGGCGGATGCTGGACGCGGTCCATGTCACGCGGCGGTTCGAGGTCGCGGACGGCAAGGTGTCGGAACGCTAG